In Antechinus flavipes isolate AdamAnt ecotype Samford, QLD, Australia chromosome 3, AdamAnt_v2, whole genome shotgun sequence, a genomic segment contains:
- the ZNF683 gene encoding tissue-resident T-cell transcription regulator protein ZNF683 isoform X3 translates to MKGEPEEDISFALYQHQTFQDQTDEGSGTAPSLTPILEQQWSQGNQVYWSFKEFLPGADASNSHCANWMCSSKPVSALPTLLACPQHSNLHTCSLRPNAMAAALGVPPFHLEHKSSGSILGSTDDPKFTSECLEVKKKAESEPRALDPAMEMVQRSPRSPISHSSPASNPLNMKFPLSPHPPCPSCPLLSPRKPFSSLDTCFFPYPLLLLPSPANPHPSGAVPVMLPDGPYSLGVHSPLYLAPWQTLSSPFPAGLWPTAEAQNESSSPSQCCSTGKAGRVPTVGTTVLPYLLKKENGAILYKCNICAKSFRQRSNFKVHFRVHSGERPFQCLLCKKSFIQLAHLQKHQLVHSGERPYQCSTVPQVQ, encoded by the exons ATGAAGGGGGAGCCAGAGGAAGACATTTCCTTTGCCCTGTACCAGCACCAGACATTCCAGGATCAGACAGATGAGGGTTCTGGGACTGCCCCATCCCTTACTCCCATCTTGGAACAGCAGTGGAGTCAAGGTAACCAG GTTTACTGGTCCTTTAAGGAGTTTCTTCCTGGGGCAGATGCTTCAAATTCTCATTGTGCTAACTGGATGTGCTCCTCAAAGCCAGTCTCTGCTTTGCCCACCCTGCTGGCCTGCCCGCAGCACTCGAACCTCCACACCTGCAGCCTGAGGCCCAACGCGATGGCTGCTGCCCTGGGAG ttcctccttttcacctagagCACAAGTCTTCAGGGTCAATTCTGGGCTCTACTGATGACCCTAAATTCACATCTGAGTGCCTTGAGGTCAAGAAGAAAGCAGAGAGTGAACCTCGTGCCCTGGACCCAGCCATGGAGATGGTCCAAAGGAGCCCCCGCTCTCCTATTTCACATTCCAGCCCAGCTTCCAACCCCCTCAACATGAAGTTCCCATTGAGTCCCCACCCCCCATGCCCTTcctgcccccttctctctcccaggAAGCCCTTTTCCTCACTAGATACATGcttcttcccctaccccctcctccttctcccatcccctgCCAACCCCCACCCTAGTGGGGCTGTCCCGGTGATGCTCCCTGATGGGCCATACTCCCTTGGGGTCCACTCCCCTCTGTACCTAGCACCTTGGCAGACCCTCTCTTCGCCCTTCCCTGCTGGGCTGTGGCCCACAGCTGAGGCCCAGAATGAGAGCTCTTCGCCTTCCCAGTGCTGCTCTACAGGAAAAGCTGGGAGGGTCCCCACCGTGGGCACCACAGTCCTGCCCTATCTGCTGAAGAAAGAGAATGGCGCCATCTTGTACAAGTGTAATATTTGTGCCAAGAGTTTCAGGCAGCGCTCCAATTTCAAG GTCCACTTCCGGGTCCATAGCGGAGAACGCCCCTTTCAGTGTCTGCTTTGTAAGAAGAGCTTCATCCAGCTCGCCCACTTGCAGAAACACCAGCTGGTCCACTCAGGGGAGCGGCCTTACCAGTGCTCG ACTGTGCCCCAGGTACAGTGA
- the ZNF683 gene encoding tissue-resident T-cell transcription regulator protein ZNF683 isoform X2, which produces MKGEPEEDISFALYQHQTFQDQTDEGSGTAPSLTPILEQQWSQGNQVYWSFKEFLPGADASNSHCANWMCSSKPVSALPTLLACPQHSNLHTCSLRPNAMAAALGEHKSSGSILGSTDDPKFTSECLEVKKKAESEPRALDPAMEMVQRSPRSPISHSSPASNPLNMKFPLSPHPPCPSCPLLSPRKPFSSLDTCFFPYPLLLLPSPANPHPSGAVPVMLPDGPYSLGVHSPLYLAPWQTLSSPFPAGLWPTAEAQNESSSPSQCCSTGKAGRVPTVGTTVLPYLLKKENGAILYKCNICAKSFRQRSNFKVHFRVHSGERPFQCLLCKKSFIQLAHLQKHQLVHSGERPYQCSVCHKCFSSTSSLKNHMRLHSEVRPFLYRLCPRYSDQQVGH; this is translated from the exons ATGAAGGGGGAGCCAGAGGAAGACATTTCCTTTGCCCTGTACCAGCACCAGACATTCCAGGATCAGACAGATGAGGGTTCTGGGACTGCCCCATCCCTTACTCCCATCTTGGAACAGCAGTGGAGTCAAGGTAACCAG GTTTACTGGTCCTTTAAGGAGTTTCTTCCTGGGGCAGATGCTTCAAATTCTCATTGTGCTAACTGGATGTGCTCCTCAAAGCCAGTCTCTGCTTTGCCCACCCTGCTGGCCTGCCCGCAGCACTCGAACCTCCACACCTGCAGCCTGAGGCCCAACGCGATGGCTGCTGCCCTGGGAG agCACAAGTCTTCAGGGTCAATTCTGGGCTCTACTGATGACCCTAAATTCACATCTGAGTGCCTTGAGGTCAAGAAGAAAGCAGAGAGTGAACCTCGTGCCCTGGACCCAGCCATGGAGATGGTCCAAAGGAGCCCCCGCTCTCCTATTTCACATTCCAGCCCAGCTTCCAACCCCCTCAACATGAAGTTCCCATTGAGTCCCCACCCCCCATGCCCTTcctgcccccttctctctcccaggAAGCCCTTTTCCTCACTAGATACATGcttcttcccctaccccctcctccttctcccatcccctgCCAACCCCCACCCTAGTGGGGCTGTCCCGGTGATGCTCCCTGATGGGCCATACTCCCTTGGGGTCCACTCCCCTCTGTACCTAGCACCTTGGCAGACCCTCTCTTCGCCCTTCCCTGCTGGGCTGTGGCCCACAGCTGAGGCCCAGAATGAGAGCTCTTCGCCTTCCCAGTGCTGCTCTACAGGAAAAGCTGGGAGGGTCCCCACCGTGGGCACCACAGTCCTGCCCTATCTGCTGAAGAAAGAGAATGGCGCCATCTTGTACAAGTGTAATATTTGTGCCAAGAGTTTCAGGCAGCGCTCCAATTTCAAG GTCCACTTCCGGGTCCATAGCGGAGAACGCCCCTTTCAGTGTCTGCTTTGTAAGAAGAGCTTCATCCAGCTCGCCCACTTGCAGAAACACCAGCTGGTCCACTCAGGGGAGCGGCCTTACCAGTGCTCG GTTTGCCACAAATGTTTCAGCAGTACCAGCAGCCTCAAGAATCACATGCGGCTGCACTCAGAGGTCCGGCCTTTCCTTTACAGACTGTGCCCCAGGTACAGTGACCAGCAGGTTGGGCACTAG
- the ZNF683 gene encoding tissue-resident T-cell transcription regulator protein ZNF683 isoform X1 encodes MKGEPEEDISFALYQHQTFQDQTDEGSGTAPSLTPILEQQWSQGNQVYWSFKEFLPGADASNSHCANWMCSSKPVSALPTLLACPQHSNLHTCSLRPNAMAAALGVPPFHLEHKSSGSILGSTDDPKFTSECLEVKKKAESEPRALDPAMEMVQRSPRSPISHSSPASNPLNMKFPLSPHPPCPSCPLLSPRKPFSSLDTCFFPYPLLLLPSPANPHPSGAVPVMLPDGPYSLGVHSPLYLAPWQTLSSPFPAGLWPTAEAQNESSSPSQCCSTGKAGRVPTVGTTVLPYLLKKENGAILYKCNICAKSFRQRSNFKVHFRVHSGERPFQCLLCKKSFIQLAHLQKHQLVHSGERPYQCSVCHKCFSSTSSLKNHMRLHSEVRPFLYRLCPRYSDQQVGH; translated from the exons ATGAAGGGGGAGCCAGAGGAAGACATTTCCTTTGCCCTGTACCAGCACCAGACATTCCAGGATCAGACAGATGAGGGTTCTGGGACTGCCCCATCCCTTACTCCCATCTTGGAACAGCAGTGGAGTCAAGGTAACCAG GTTTACTGGTCCTTTAAGGAGTTTCTTCCTGGGGCAGATGCTTCAAATTCTCATTGTGCTAACTGGATGTGCTCCTCAAAGCCAGTCTCTGCTTTGCCCACCCTGCTGGCCTGCCCGCAGCACTCGAACCTCCACACCTGCAGCCTGAGGCCCAACGCGATGGCTGCTGCCCTGGGAG ttcctccttttcacctagagCACAAGTCTTCAGGGTCAATTCTGGGCTCTACTGATGACCCTAAATTCACATCTGAGTGCCTTGAGGTCAAGAAGAAAGCAGAGAGTGAACCTCGTGCCCTGGACCCAGCCATGGAGATGGTCCAAAGGAGCCCCCGCTCTCCTATTTCACATTCCAGCCCAGCTTCCAACCCCCTCAACATGAAGTTCCCATTGAGTCCCCACCCCCCATGCCCTTcctgcccccttctctctcccaggAAGCCCTTTTCCTCACTAGATACATGcttcttcccctaccccctcctccttctcccatcccctgCCAACCCCCACCCTAGTGGGGCTGTCCCGGTGATGCTCCCTGATGGGCCATACTCCCTTGGGGTCCACTCCCCTCTGTACCTAGCACCTTGGCAGACCCTCTCTTCGCCCTTCCCTGCTGGGCTGTGGCCCACAGCTGAGGCCCAGAATGAGAGCTCTTCGCCTTCCCAGTGCTGCTCTACAGGAAAAGCTGGGAGGGTCCCCACCGTGGGCACCACAGTCCTGCCCTATCTGCTGAAGAAAGAGAATGGCGCCATCTTGTACAAGTGTAATATTTGTGCCAAGAGTTTCAGGCAGCGCTCCAATTTCAAG GTCCACTTCCGGGTCCATAGCGGAGAACGCCCCTTTCAGTGTCTGCTTTGTAAGAAGAGCTTCATCCAGCTCGCCCACTTGCAGAAACACCAGCTGGTCCACTCAGGGGAGCGGCCTTACCAGTGCTCG GTTTGCCACAAATGTTTCAGCAGTACCAGCAGCCTCAAGAATCACATGCGGCTGCACTCAGAGGTCCGGCCTTTCCTTTACAGACTGTGCCCCAGGTACAGTGACCAGCAGGTTGGGCACTAG